One Candidatus Babeliales bacterium DNA window includes the following coding sequences:
- a CDS encoding CYTH domain-containing protein, whose translation MNHFEIELRYELRTTQQLASFLSSCDTLHQKHDVDIYLDNPQVLLYQRGIFVRIRNNKKLDIKFNRATLENPDLAIQDYCEEHSFALPLQVQDLERLNPLLVSLDLKPLIIADLDHLKYVNNFVEHYVVDKRRTTYKRDAFTICVDEVAGLGTFLEIELMASCVEDLERVKQSMQLLVKELDVVPLKTGYCTLLLRKKHFKQYLLGRFILDEDKVHRDAVGAGREILAR comes from the coding sequence CGCAACAGCTTGCTTCATTCCTCTCATCATGTGATACATTACATCAAAAGCATGATGTCGATATTTATCTGGACAATCCTCAAGTGCTGCTTTATCAAAGGGGCATTTTTGTACGCATTCGCAACAACAAAAAATTGGACATAAAATTTAATCGTGCAACGCTTGAAAATCCTGATTTAGCGATTCAAGACTATTGCGAAGAGCATAGTTTTGCCTTGCCATTGCAAGTACAAGATTTGGAAAGACTTAATCCCTTACTGGTAAGCCTCGATTTAAAACCGCTTATTATAGCTGATCTTGACCATCTTAAATATGTTAACAATTTTGTTGAGCACTATGTTGTTGATAAACGGCGTACTACTTATAAGCGCGATGCATTTACGATATGTGTTGATGAAGTTGCTGGTCTTGGTACATTTCTCGAAATTGAACTTATGGCCAGCTGTGTAGAAGACCTTGAGCGGGTAAAACAGTCGATGCAGTTACTTGTTAAAGAACTTGATGTTGTACCATTGAAAACCGGCTATTGTACTTTACTGCTGCGCAAGAAACATTTTAAGCAATACCTACTTGGTCGCTTTATTCTTGATGAAGATAAAGTTCATAGAGATGCCGTGGGTGCAGGGCGAGAAATTCTTGCTAGGTAG